A single genomic interval of Deltaproteobacteria bacterium harbors:
- a CDS encoding response regulator transcription factor translates to MQRILLVEDDPVFRLTFRKILVSRFPSLALDEARDGKEALDRIKVHPPDLVFMDLKLPGENGLEVTQKVKELYPEVVVIILTSHDFPEYRQAATEKGANYFLSKHSSSTEEILDLVRTICFP, encoded by the coding sequence ATGCAAAGGATACTTCTGGTCGAAGATGACCCCGTTTTCCGCCTGACCTTTCGAAAAATCCTGGTTTCCAGATTCCCTTCCCTGGCCCTGGATGAAGCAAGGGATGGGAAAGAAGCACTGGATAGGATTAAGGTTCATCCGCCGGACCTCGTTTTCATGGACCTCAAACTGCCTGGAGAGAACGGACTCGAAGTGACTCAAAAGGTCAAGGAACTCTATCCCGAGGTGGTGGTGATCATACTGACGAGCCATGATTTTCCCGAGTACCGGCAGGCGGCAACCGAGAAAGGGGCGAATTATTTCCTCTCCAAACATTCGTCGAGCACGGAAGAAATACTGGATCTGGTGAGAACCATTTGTTTCCCTTAG